From a region of the Triticum aestivum cultivar Chinese Spring chromosome 7D, IWGSC CS RefSeq v2.1, whole genome shotgun sequence genome:
- the LOC123166657 gene encoding uncharacterized protein, translating into MTLVRKFDCSRFRNQDGSVSGRGVNLNGLYARTPEPHRELAKMEGESEPAAAAAVFSAVLDDDDLLGEILARVAFPTSFVRAALVCKRWLRLASAPAFLRRFGDLHSPSLLGFYVVTRAHASAEKQSPQFVPVPQPPELAAVARRASFNLDSLRGDWLRSEWFDLDCRNGLVHVFHGHGHPEVMVRSPLCPATYTAVLPPVPSTSIHDGFTYYYHDILANGGGQSYFCLALGSKEQQPVWDVYVLQGDTWAIYSSVVPEIQEIALALNSLISHDKMYNLALVSGTFMLVLLDLPSSSLSLVSLPEEVEYKSTGMSLANDDSGVHLIHVKGSHLRIWLYDMTDKKGLADWLLVDTICLREICVHQMISTRMFDDVGDPSLMVREVGVDSGFLFLEADGVLYLFDIKRKELKKVYEVTQEDRYLYGVTPFMMVWPPKFPVMKEGCDPKE; encoded by the exons ATGACTTTGGTGAGGAAATTTGACTGTTCGCGATTTAGAAACCAAGACGGATCCGTGAGTGGACGAGGGGTAAACCTGAACGGACTCTATGCCAG GACCCCCGAACCACATCGAGAGCTAGCGAAGATGGAAGGGGAGAGCGAGCCGGCGGCGGCCGCAGCGGTCTTCTCGGCAGTGCTCGACGATGACGATCTCCTGGGCGAGATCCTCGCCCGCGTCGCCTTCCCCACAAGCTTCGTCCGCGCCGCGCTCGTCTGCAAGCGCTGGCTCCGCCTCGCCTCCGCGCCCGCCTTCCTCCGTCGCTTCGGCGACCTCCACTCGcccagccttctcggcttctacgTCGTCACCAGGGCCCATGCATCCGCCGAGAAGCAATCCCCGCAGTTCGTGCCGGTGCCTCAgccgcctgagctcgccgccgTTGCCCGCCGCGCTAGCTTCAATTTGGACTCCTTGCGCGGCGACTGGTTGCGCAGCGAGTGGTTCGACCTAGACTGCCGGAACGGCCTCGTCCACGTCTTCCATGGGCACGGGCACCCCGAAGTAATGGTGCGCAGCCCCTTGTGCCCTGCAACATACACGGCCGTCCTCCCACCAGTTCCCAGCACCAGCATCCATGACGGCTTCACATACTACTACCATGATATCCTCGCCAATGGCGGCGGCCAGTCCTACTTCTGTTTGGCGCTAGGGTCTAAAGAGCAGCAGCCAGTTTGGGATGTCTATGTGTTGCAGGGCGATACCTGGGCCATCTACTCCTCGGTTGTACCTGAAATCCAAGAAATTGCGCTGGCATTGAATAGTTTGATTTCTCATGACAAGATGTATAATCTGGCCCTTGTGAGCGGCACTTTCATGCTAGTCTTGCTGGATCTCCCGTCGTCATCTTTGTCGCTGGTTAGCCTCCCGGAAGAGGTGGAGTATAAGAGCACCGGCATGTCGCTTGCAAATGATGATTCTGGAGTCCATCTGATCCATGTAAAAGGATCCCATCTTCGCATCTGGCTTTACGACATGACGGATAAGAAAGGCCTCGCCGACTGGTTACTTGTAGATACCATTTGCTTGCGTGAGATATGTGTCCATCAAATGATATCAACTAGAATGTTTGACGATGTGGGTGATCCTTCTCTTATGGTACGTGAAGTTGGGGTCGATTCAGGGTTTCTTTTCTTGGAGGCGGATGGTGTCCTCTACCTGTTTGATATCAAACGTAAGGAGTTAAAGAAGGTTTATGAGGTCACACAAGAGGATAGATACTTGTATGGAGTCACACCCTTTATGATGGTTTGGCCTCCTAAATTCCCTGTGATGAAGGAAGGGTGTGATCCAAAAGAATGA